A window from Anomalospiza imberbis isolate Cuckoo-Finch-1a 21T00152 chromosome 8, ASM3175350v1, whole genome shotgun sequence encodes these proteins:
- the KCNK18 gene encoding potassium channel subfamily K member 18, producing the protein MATTSQPLRGKMTCKKIFWAVFPHACFILSLVIYAFLGALMFSHMEGTREVTVNEEYRTFLQNLMYLARELSDNVTENEKFNDDIRKLFNTADPVWFINPEERWSFFGSLFFCCTVFTTVGYGNTYPVTRSGKYLCMLYALFGIPLMFLVLTDMGDILATVLSKSYNEFRKLQSKILASELCSGSKCSKRNELKSRAQSKIVINEPLTIMEVLRSQSGMKPVKYRNVELFEMLIARENENIQPERNKSMERWSSCPELAREKTVSRVIENFDKIGKELEKLDVPIVLMVLVIFVYISCAAAILPNWEKKMDFQEAFYFCFITLTTIGFGDTKLEHPKFFLFFSLYIIIGMEIVFIAFKLGQDRLIVLYKKVISFCAEKNMTSKKIYPK; encoded by the exons ATGGCAACAACATCACAGCCTCTGCGAGGCAAAATgacatgtaaaaaaatattttgggcaGTGTTTCCTCATGCCTGCTTCATTCTGTCTCTTGTCATCTATGCTTTTCTTGGGGCTCTCATGTTTTCCCACATGGAAGGTACCCGGGAGGTCACAGTAAATGAAGAATACAGAACATTTCTGCAGAACCTGATGTACCTCGCCAGAGAGTTATCAG ATAATGTGACAGAAAATGAGAAGTTTAACGACGACATCCGCAAGCTTTTCAACACAGCTGACCCAGTCTGGTTTATCAATCCAGAAGAAAGATGGAGTTTCTTTGGGTCTCTCTTTTTTTGCTGCACAGTATTCACAACTGTGG GTTATGGTAATACCTATCCTGTGACACGGAGTGGGAAGTATCTCTGTATGTTGTATGCTTTATTTGGGATCCCTCTGATGTTCTTGGTCCTGACAGACATGGGAGACATCCTTGCAACTGTCTTATCCAAGTCCTACAACGAGTTCAGGAAACTACAGTCAAAAATTCTTGCCTCTGAACTCTGCTCTGGATCCAAATGTAGCAAAAGGAATGAACTGAAATCCAGGGCACAGTCTAAAATAGTCATCAACGAGCCCCTGACCATTATGGAAGTGCTGAGAAGTCAGTCAGGTATGAAACCAGTCAAATATCGCAATGTGGAACTTTTTGAAATGTTAATTGCCAGGGAGAATGAAAACATACaaccagaaagaaataaaagcatggAGAGATGGAGTTCATGTCCTGAACTAGCCAGGGAAAAGACGGTGTCCAGAGTAATCGAGAATTTTGACAAAATAGGAAAAGAGTTAGAAAAATTAGATGTGCCCATTGTATTGATGGTGCTCGTTATCTTTGTGTACATCTCCTGTGCAGCTGCTATTCTTccaaactgggaaaaaaaaatggattttcagGAAgccttttatttctgctttatcACTTTGACCACTATTGGATTTGGAGATACAAAACTAGAACATCCCAagtttttcttgttcttttcccTCTACATTATAATTGGCATGGAAATTGTCTTCATTGCTTTTAAGCTGGGCCAAGACCGCTTAATTGTTCTGTATAAAAAGGTGATTTCATTTTGTGCAGAGAAAAATATGACATCAAAGAAGATATATCCAAAATAA